A stretch of Rhizobium glycinendophyticum DNA encodes these proteins:
- a CDS encoding NAD(P)/FAD-dependent oxidoreductase, with protein sequence MSKTTLVLGAGIIGVSTAIHLARRGRSVILVDRRGAGEETSFGNAGLIQREGVVPYGFPQELGMLIRYGFNNRIDAHYHASAMLKLVPFLSRYWWHSNKSRHQAIARAYAPLIESSVTEHKDLIEAANAGHLIRKDGWMEIFRTNGKRDTELAEAERLSREYGVSYRALSREDLAKEEPHIRGDFVGGLKWNDPWSVTDPHGLTQAYLAYFQSLGGRFVKGDALSLEQGPNGHGWRVQTDDGMVDGDEVVLALGPWSEEVTRKFGYRFLLGVKRGYHMHYAPAGNAVLNNWTMDAERGYFLAPMDKGIRLTTGAEFANRDAPKSPVQLARAEKVAREIFPLAERLDAEPWMGARPCTPDMMPVIGKAPRHEGLWFAFGHAHHGLTLGPTTGRLIAEMMTGEKPFLDPKAWSPERFRA encoded by the coding sequence ATGTCCAAGACCACCCTCGTTCTCGGCGCCGGCATTATCGGCGTATCCACTGCCATTCACCTCGCCCGTCGCGGCCGTTCGGTCATTTTGGTGGATCGGCGTGGGGCAGGCGAAGAGACGTCGTTTGGCAATGCCGGGCTGATCCAGCGCGAGGGCGTCGTGCCCTACGGTTTTCCTCAGGAACTGGGCATGCTGATCCGCTACGGTTTCAACAACCGCATCGATGCGCATTACCATGCGAGCGCCATGCTCAAGCTCGTGCCGTTCCTGTCACGCTACTGGTGGCATTCGAACAAGAGCCGCCATCAGGCGATCGCGCGCGCCTATGCGCCGCTGATTGAAAGCTCGGTCACAGAACACAAGGACCTGATCGAGGCCGCCAATGCCGGGCACCTGATCCGCAAGGACGGCTGGATGGAGATCTTCCGCACCAACGGCAAGCGCGATACCGAACTTGCCGAGGCCGAGCGGCTTTCGCGCGAATACGGCGTCAGCTACCGCGCGCTCTCGCGCGAAGATCTGGCAAAGGAAGAACCGCATATTCGCGGTGACTTCGTCGGTGGCCTGAAGTGGAACGACCCCTGGTCCGTCACCGACCCGCATGGGCTGACGCAGGCCTATCTCGCCTATTTCCAGTCGCTCGGCGGCCGTTTCGTCAAAGGCGATGCCTTGAGCCTGGAACAGGGGCCAAACGGTCACGGATGGCGGGTGCAAACCGATGACGGCATGGTCGATGGCGACGAGGTGGTTCTCGCACTTGGCCCCTGGTCGGAAGAGGTGACGCGCAAGTTCGGTTATCGCTTCCTGCTTGGGGTCAAGCGCGGCTATCACATGCATTACGCCCCTGCGGGCAATGCCGTGCTCAACAACTGGACGATGGATGCCGAGCGGGGTTATTTTCTCGCGCCGATGGACAAGGGTATCCGTCTGACCACCGGGGCGGAATTTGCCAATCGCGATGCGCCGAAATCGCCGGTGCAGCTCGCCCGCGCCGAGAAAGTGGCGCGCGAAATCTTCCCGCTTGCCGAACGGCTGGATGCGGAGCCCTGGATGGGCGCCCGCCCCTGCACGCCTGACATGATGCCTGTGATCGGCAAGGCGCCGCGCCACGAGGGTCTCTGGTTCGCGTTCGGCCATGCTCATCACGGCCTTACCCTTGGGCCAACGACAGGCCGCCTGATCGCCGAGATGATGACGGGGGAGAAGCCTTTCCTCGATCCGAAAGCCTGGAGTCCGGAACGTTTTCGCGCCTGA
- a CDS encoding glycosyl transferase yields the protein MDNAPAQDNASLFAALLLRARNQQLPLGELFQVAEALSAGGQRILAAELYKAWIAYNDSNPLLHFVYFNYSVTLRQMDDLAGSIQALQACLRINPQFGQAHINLGRAMEDSGLNLQAIQQWRSYADQTAEITAERSSHRLMTLQHIGRVMEGAGLLEEAETVLWQAIELRPDKPEAGQHWLSLRQHQCKWPIIVTSEHVSTRQLVDAMSPLPLGCFSDDPLFQLAKAYRYNNFLVGRPDTSGFTRQTPRVKTGTGKRLRIGYVSSDLRDHAVGFALREVLELHDKSQVEIFAYYCGETRINDATQDRIKAAVDGWRDIASITDLQAANQIVADEIDILVDVNGFTKHARTKIFAYRPAPVIVAFCGYPGSMGSPYHQYIIADEQIIPPENEIYYSEKVLRIPCNQPIDRKRVIAKTPTRAEAGLPEDAFVFACFNGMQKTTAPVFSRWMDILLATPNSVLWLLGAADSVNQRLCTLAAERGVAPERLIFAPKAANPHHLARIALADLFLDTFPYGAHSTAADAITMGLPVLTVPGKTFASRFCSSIVSAAGIPELICDTPADYVAKAIAFARNPAALAAVKQSLQDQREGSVLRDIPALVRRLEELFWEMQGDCERGETPVPDLTNLDVYYEIGAELMLENTDFLDEGTYRQRYLQKLRQWNDFSPLPRDSRLWAEPSA from the coding sequence ATGGATAATGCACCCGCCCAAGACAATGCTTCACTGTTCGCAGCCCTCTTGTTGCGCGCGCGCAACCAACAACTTCCGCTGGGAGAGTTGTTCCAGGTCGCCGAAGCTCTGAGTGCCGGTGGTCAGCGGATCTTGGCGGCTGAACTCTATAAGGCTTGGATCGCCTACAACGACAGCAATCCGCTCCTGCACTTTGTCTATTTCAACTACTCCGTCACGTTGCGCCAGATGGACGACCTCGCCGGTTCCATCCAGGCGCTGCAGGCTTGTCTCAGGATCAACCCGCAATTCGGTCAGGCCCACATCAATCTTGGCCGCGCCATGGAAGACAGCGGATTGAACCTGCAGGCCATCCAGCAATGGCGCAGCTATGCCGACCAGACAGCGGAAATCACGGCGGAAAGATCAAGCCACCGGTTGATGACCCTGCAGCATATCGGCCGTGTTATGGAAGGCGCTGGACTGCTTGAGGAAGCCGAGACCGTCTTGTGGCAGGCAATCGAGTTGCGGCCCGACAAGCCAGAGGCCGGCCAGCACTGGCTGTCGCTGCGCCAGCATCAGTGCAAGTGGCCGATCATCGTCACCTCCGAACATGTATCGACGCGACAGCTTGTGGACGCCATGTCGCCGTTGCCGCTCGGCTGCTTCTCGGATGATCCGCTGTTCCAGCTCGCCAAGGCCTATCGCTACAACAATTTCCTCGTCGGTCGGCCTGACACGTCAGGCTTCACCCGGCAGACACCGCGGGTGAAGACCGGGACGGGCAAGCGTCTGCGCATCGGTTATGTATCCTCCGACCTACGCGATCACGCCGTCGGTTTCGCCCTGCGCGAAGTGCTCGAACTGCATGACAAGAGCCAGGTGGAGATTTTCGCCTATTACTGTGGCGAGACGCGGATCAACGACGCCACGCAGGACCGGATCAAAGCCGCCGTCGATGGCTGGCGCGACATCGCATCGATCACCGACCTGCAGGCGGCAAATCAGATCGTTGCCGACGAGATCGATATCCTCGTCGACGTCAATGGCTTCACCAAACATGCGCGCACCAAGATCTTCGCCTATCGGCCGGCGCCCGTCATCGTGGCATTCTGCGGCTATCCCGGCTCGATGGGCAGCCCTTACCACCAGTACATCATCGCCGACGAGCAGATCATACCGCCGGAAAACGAGATCTATTACAGCGAGAAGGTATTGCGCATTCCCTGCAACCAGCCGATCGACCGTAAACGCGTGATTGCCAAGACGCCGACACGCGCCGAGGCCGGATTGCCGGAAGACGCCTTTGTGTTTGCCTGCTTCAACGGCATGCAGAAGACCACGGCACCGGTCTTCTCGCGTTGGATGGACATCCTGCTTGCCACGCCAAATAGCGTGCTCTGGCTGCTCGGTGCGGCCGACAGCGTCAACCAGCGCCTTTGCACGCTTGCCGCCGAACGGGGCGTCGCACCCGAGCGGCTGATTTTTGCCCCGAAGGCGGCAAACCCGCATCACCTTGCGCGCATTGCGCTCGCCGACCTTTTCCTCGACACATTCCCCTACGGCGCCCATTCCACGGCAGCCGACGCGATCACCATGGGGCTGCCGGTGCTGACTGTGCCGGGCAAGACCTTCGCCTCGCGTTTCTGCAGCAGCATCGTGTCTGCGGCCGGCATTCCAGAGCTGATCTGCGATACGCCCGCCGATTATGTTGCCAAGGCGATCGCCTTTGCGCGCAATCCGGCAGCGCTTGCTGCCGTCAAGCAGTCCCTGCAAGACCAGAGGGAGGGCAGCGTGCTGCGCGATATTCCGGCCTTGGTCCGGCGCCTGGAAGAGCTGTTCTGGGAGATGCAGGGTGATTGCGAGCGAGGAGAGACGCCGGTTCCGGATCTCACCAACCTCGACGTCTATTACGAGATCGGTGCAGAGCTGATGCTTGAGAACACCGATTTCCTGGACGAGGGCACCTATCGCCAGCGCTACCTCCAGAAGCTCCGCCAGTGGAATGATTTTTCGCCGCTTCCCCGTGACTCGCGCCTGTGGGCGGAACCGTCCGCCTGA
- a CDS encoding UDP-galactopyranose/dTDP-fucopyranose mutase family protein — MSARGRIAIAGAGLSGAVIGRALAAEGYSVEIFDSRSHIAGNCHTERDADTGVMVHVYGPHIFHTDDTEVWDYVNRFATFMPYKNRVKTTSQGQVFSLPVNLHTINQFFGKTFRPDEARAFIETQADTSITDPQTFEEQALRFVGRDLYEAFFKGYTQKQWGCSPTALPASILKRLPVRFNYDDNYFFHKHQGMPENGYTELVRGILDQPGITLHLGTVYHRSQNDAFDHVFYSGPLDGYFDYENGQLGYRTLDFERFTYDGDYQGCAVMNYGDVSVPYTRITEHKHFSPWETHQGSVCYREFSRECGQDDIPYYPIRLVEEKQQLAAYVRRAEEETAITFVGRLGTYRYLDMDVTIREALDTARLFLDQRRVDIPMPAFLHAPV; from the coding sequence ATGAGTGCGAGGGGAAGAATTGCGATCGCCGGTGCCGGGCTTTCGGGCGCGGTGATCGGCCGGGCGCTGGCGGCGGAAGGCTACAGCGTCGAGATATTCGACAGCCGCAGCCACATCGCCGGCAATTGCCACACGGAACGCGATGCCGATACCGGTGTGATGGTGCACGTCTACGGGCCGCACATCTTCCACACCGATGACACGGAAGTGTGGGACTACGTCAACCGCTTCGCCACCTTCATGCCCTACAAAAACCGGGTGAAAACGACGAGCCAGGGGCAGGTCTTCTCGTTGCCGGTCAACCTGCACACGATCAACCAGTTCTTCGGCAAGACATTCCGGCCTGACGAGGCGCGCGCGTTCATCGAGACGCAGGCCGATACATCGATCACCGATCCCCAGACCTTCGAGGAGCAAGCGCTCCGGTTCGTCGGCCGCGATCTCTACGAGGCCTTTTTCAAGGGTTATACGCAGAAGCAGTGGGGTTGCTCGCCGACCGCCCTGCCCGCCTCGATCCTGAAGCGGCTCCCCGTCCGCTTCAACTATGACGACAACTATTTCTTCCACAAGCATCAGGGCATGCCGGAAAACGGCTATACGGAGCTGGTGCGCGGCATTCTCGACCAGCCGGGGATTACCCTCCATCTCGGCACGGTCTATCACCGGTCGCAGAACGACGCCTTCGATCATGTATTTTATTCCGGGCCGCTCGACGGTTATTTCGATTACGAGAACGGCCAGTTGGGTTATCGCACGCTCGATTTCGAACGCTTCACCTATGATGGCGACTATCAGGGCTGTGCGGTGATGAACTACGGCGACGTGTCCGTGCCCTATACGCGCATCACCGAGCACAAGCATTTTTCGCCTTGGGAAACGCATCAGGGGTCCGTGTGCTATCGCGAATTTTCTCGCGAATGCGGTCAGGACGACATTCCCTATTACCCAATTCGACTCGTCGAGGAGAAGCAGCAGCTGGCCGCCTATGTCCGTCGAGCGGAAGAGGAAACGGCCATCACCTTTGTCGGACGGCTCGGGACGTATCGTTACCTCGACATGGATGTCACAATCCGCGAGGCACTCGACACGGCCCGACTGTTCCTCGACCAGCGCCGGGTGGATATACCCATGCCGGCCTTTCTACACGCCCCTGTCTGA
- the galE gene encoding UDP-glucose 4-epimerase GalE: protein MTATKILVTGGAGYIGSHTCLALATKDFIPVVYDNFSSGHREFVKWGPVEEGDIRDRSRLREVLARHKPAAVLHFAGLIEVSQSFKEPEAFYDINVGGSLNLLQAMMEADIRAFVFSSTCATYGQPQYMPLDEAHPQAPINPYGRTKHIVEQALRDFALCDRMRSVMLRYFNAAGADSEGRIGEWHTPETHAIPRLIEAALGRRQGFSIFGDDYETRDGTCIRDYVHVSDLAEAHVRAVEYLLNGGETVAINLGTGTGTSVQELVTAVEAVSGRPLPVTKAERRPGDPPLLVASNATARALLGWEPEHHVDDIIRSAWTWHRRFNGHS from the coding sequence ATGACCGCAACGAAAATTCTCGTCACCGGTGGCGCCGGCTATATCGGCTCCCACACCTGCCTTGCGCTTGCGACAAAGGATTTTATCCCTGTCGTCTATGACAACTTCTCAAGCGGCCACCGCGAGTTCGTGAAGTGGGGGCCGGTCGAAGAGGGGGACATTCGCGATCGTTCGCGGTTGCGCGAGGTGCTGGCCCGGCACAAGCCAGCGGCCGTACTGCATTTTGCTGGTCTGATCGAGGTGTCGCAATCGTTCAAGGAGCCCGAAGCCTTCTACGACATCAATGTCGGCGGGTCGCTGAACCTCCTGCAGGCGATGATGGAAGCCGATATCCGTGCCTTCGTGTTCTCCTCGACCTGCGCCACCTACGGCCAACCGCAATACATGCCGCTCGATGAGGCGCATCCGCAGGCGCCCATCAATCCCTATGGTCGCACGAAGCATATCGTCGAGCAGGCACTACGGGACTTTGCCTTGTGCGACCGCATGCGCTCCGTGATGTTGCGCTACTTCAACGCTGCCGGCGCCGATAGCGAAGGCCGCATAGGCGAATGGCACACCCCTGAGACGCACGCGATTCCCCGTCTCATCGAGGCGGCGCTCGGACGACGCCAGGGCTTCTCCATTTTTGGTGACGACTATGAGACACGTGATGGCACTTGCATCCGCGACTATGTGCATGTCTCTGATCTGGCTGAAGCCCATGTTCGGGCCGTCGAGTATCTGTTGAACGGCGGAGAAACCGTGGCGATCAATCTTGGCACCGGCACAGGAACCAGTGTTCAAGAGTTGGTGACGGCCGTCGAAGCCGTATCCGGACGGCCCCTGCCCGTGACGAAGGCAGAGCGACGCCCGGGCGATCCGCCGCTTCTGGTGGCGAGCAACGCGACGGCCCGCGCTCTGCTCGGCTGGGAGCCGGAGCACCATGTCGATGACATCATCCGCTCGGCCTGGACCTGGCATCGCCGCTTCAACGGACATTCCTGA
- a CDS encoding YbaN family protein yields the protein MRLLTLAAAWLLVAIGVVGVFLPLLPTTPFMILAAALFARSSPRFEQWLLDHPRYGQPLIDWRREGAISRKAKIASVSLMSASYVIVWIVGPPQLWLKLLVGAILVACAVFVLTRPGPRTS from the coding sequence ATGCGTCTTCTCACTCTCGCCGCTGCCTGGCTGCTGGTCGCGATCGGCGTGGTCGGCGTCTTCCTGCCGCTTTTGCCGACGACGCCCTTCATGATCCTCGCGGCGGCACTCTTCGCACGTTCTTCGCCGCGCTTCGAACAGTGGTTGCTCGATCATCCCCGTTATGGTCAGCCGCTCATCGATTGGCGGCGCGAGGGAGCGATCTCCAGGAAGGCCAAGATTGCATCGGTTTCACTAATGTCGGCGAGCTATGTCATCGTCTGGATTGTCGGTCCGCCGCAACTCTGGCTCAAACTGTTGGTCGGTGCGATCCTCGTCGCCTGTGCCGTCTTCGTGCTGACTAGGCCCGGACCTCGCACGTCGTGA